Proteins encoded together in one Amblyomma americanum isolate KBUSLIRL-KWMA chromosome 1, ASM5285725v1, whole genome shotgun sequence window:
- the LOC144114719 gene encoding sphingosine kinase 2-like, whose product MEGGGEEPVLSPTDGFPALTDPEPDDWTVEEGCFIIRYSRMVSHLFIAPDSRLDDGIAWLLLIRGDASRIQVLSYFKAQEAGEHVDLPFVRLIPMRASRLETFTDSTITVDGEVVKTNILQARELPSMGQILTF is encoded by the exons GAACCCGTGCTCTCGCCGACGGATGGCTTCCCAGCGCTCACGGACCCGGAGCCAGACGACTGGACGGTGGAGGAAGGATGCTTCATCATCCGCTACTCGAGAATGGTCAGTCACCTGTTCATTGCGCCTGACTCGCGCCTGGACGACGGCATCGCCTGGCTCCTGCTCATCCGCGGCGATGCGTCGCGCATCCAGGTGCTGAGCTACTTCAAGGCACAGGAGGCCGGAGAGCATGTGGACCTTCCTTTCGTGCGCCTGATCCCCATGCGCGCGTCCCGCCTGGAGACCTTCACCGACAGCACCATCACCGTCGACGGTGAGGTCGTCAAGACCAAC ATTCTACAAGCTCGAGAGCTACCTTCTATGGGGCAGATCTTGACCTTCTAG